Proteins encoded by one window of Paenibacillus urinalis:
- a CDS encoding ABC transporter substrate-binding protein produces MLKKKFGSMMSLMLAVSLTLAGCGGSTNTETPAAEPGTSGETPPAASAEPFEMTLRHTQVGADKERRLAILQDVVKKVEGEVEGASFTLDGVDSDVNRKEKLRGEMAAGNPPDIFDLFGSPDAKVYAKEGMLLNLTPILEELGIQDKFSSLEPFTYEGNVYGLPVGGSGEGFFYNKEYYESKGWQPPATFAEFEQQLADIKADGKVPLAGASKAGWVPLMLTNHLWSRYAGSDITNKFVTGEAAWTDPGVVKAFAKHQEWVDKEYFKKGELGFEYAEYTTQFTSGEAILMYDGTWKSSVFKEGQSGEGLIGKVGFFNLPPVDGGVGDQTSLMRDVNNGYGFAASVADDPQKLAAVKSFIKNMFNEEMQIRGLVEDGVLPAMKFDEAVLTESITDDLMKEIVAVLNASATSFPAFDSLVQADVTTEISNIQIQKLIGGQTTPEQMAEDLQKVQEEANAAVE; encoded by the coding sequence ATGTTGAAGAAAAAGTTTGGTTCTATGATGTCGTTAATGCTGGCAGTGTCACTGACACTGGCAGGCTGTGGAGGCAGCACTAATACGGAAACACCTGCTGCGGAGCCTGGAACGTCTGGCGAAACACCGCCGGCAGCTTCGGCTGAGCCGTTTGAAATGACACTTCGGCATACGCAGGTCGGTGCGGACAAGGAACGCCGGCTTGCGATCCTGCAGGACGTGGTTAAGAAGGTGGAGGGGGAAGTCGAAGGCGCATCTTTTACCCTGGATGGAGTTGATTCTGACGTTAACCGCAAAGAAAAGCTGCGGGGCGAAATGGCTGCAGGTAATCCGCCGGATATCTTCGACCTGTTCGGCAGCCCAGATGCGAAGGTATACGCCAAAGAAGGCATGCTTCTCAATCTGACACCGATTCTTGAAGAGCTCGGAATTCAGGATAAATTCTCTTCACTTGAGCCGTTCACTTATGAAGGCAATGTATATGGTCTGCCGGTCGGAGGATCTGGCGAAGGGTTTTTCTACAACAAGGAATATTATGAGTCGAAGGGATGGCAGCCGCCGGCTACCTTTGCCGAATTTGAGCAGCAGCTGGCTGATATTAAGGCAGATGGCAAAGTGCCGCTGGCTGGAGCTTCGAAGGCAGGCTGGGTACCTCTTATGCTGACGAACCATCTCTGGTCGCGATACGCAGGCTCTGATATTACAAACAAGTTTGTTACCGGCGAAGCGGCTTGGACCGATCCGGGTGTTGTCAAGGCCTTTGCTAAGCATCAGGAATGGGTTGATAAAGAGTACTTCAAGAAGGGCGAGCTTGGATTTGAGTATGCGGAATATACGACGCAGTTCACGAGCGGTGAAGCTATCCTGATGTATGACGGTACATGGAAATCCTCCGTATTCAAGGAAGGGCAGTCTGGTGAAGGCTTGATCGGAAAGGTTGGATTCTTCAACTTGCCTCCTGTTGATGGAGGAGTCGGAGACCAAACCTCTCTCATGCGCGATGTGAATAACGGATATGGCTTTGCAGCTTCGGTTGCGGACGATCCACAGAAGCTCGCAGCAGTGAAATCCTTCATCAAGAATATGTTTAATGAAGAAATGCAAATTAGAGGTCTGGTTGAAGACGGTGTACTGCCGGCTATGAAATTCGATGAAGCTGTACTAACCGAAAGTATTACCGATGATTTGATGAAGGAGATCGTTGCTGTCCTTAATGCTTCCGCTACTTCTTTCCCTGCATTTGACTCGCTTGTTCAAGCGGATGTAACGACTGAGATCAGTAATATTCAGATTCAGAAGCTGATTGGCGGCCAAACGACCCCTGAGCAAATGGCAGAGGATCTGCAGAAAGTTCAAGAAGAAGCAAACGCAGCAGTGGAATAA
- a CDS encoding winged helix-turn-helix transcriptional regulator, producing the protein MEGQHLKMCPRFESAFSFLGKRWNGLIIQTLMDGPKRFKDISNLIPQMSDKMLSERMKDLESEGILIRHVYPETPVRIEYELTDKGKALQPVMQGIQQWAEQWVE; encoded by the coding sequence ATGGAAGGTCAACATCTGAAGATGTGTCCAAGATTTGAGTCGGCCTTTTCATTCCTGGGCAAACGATGGAATGGTCTCATTATTCAAACATTGATGGATGGTCCTAAACGATTTAAGGATATTTCGAATCTCATACCTCAAATGAGTGATAAAATGCTGTCAGAGCGAATGAAGGATCTGGAGAGCGAAGGAATCTTAATAAGACACGTATATCCGGAGACACCCGTCAGAATTGAATACGAGCTTACCGACAAAGGGAAAGCACTCCAGCCTGTAATGCAGGGAATTCAGCAGTGGGCGGAGCAATGGGTTGAATAG
- the adhE gene encoding bifunctional acetaldehyde-CoA/alcohol dehydrogenase yields MAVKNEAVSKEVTAAEYINELVTKGKKALEAFMQLDQEAVDRIVQAMALAGLDKHMNLAKLAVTETGRGIYEDKIIKNIFATEYVYNNIKYDKTVGVIEDNEFENYQKIAEPVGVIMGITPVTNPTSTTMFKALIAIKTRNPIIFGFHPSAQNSSREAARILRDAAIKEGAPADCIQWIDAPSMEKTNELMNHPDVALILATGGGAMVKAAYSCGKPALGVGPGNVPCFIEKTANLNQAVTDLILSKSFDNGMICASEQAVIVEEPVYDEVKKRMVADGCYFVTKDEAAKLTTYAISADKCAVNPKIVGQSAVDIAKMSGIVVPENTKILVAELDGVGEKFPLSAEKLSPILACYKVKTVEQGIERAAEIVSFGGMGHSSVIHSNDDEVISRFADHLKTCRILVNSPSTHGAIGDIYNTNLPSLTLGCGSYGRNSTSSNVTAVNLINVKRVARRTVNMQWFKVPSKVYFEKGATQYLAKMPDISRVLIVTDPMMVKLGYVDKVEHYLRQRRKPVFIEVFSDVEPDPSTTTVENGTKLMNSFEPDCIIALGGGSPMDAAKAMWLFYEHPDAEFDHMKQKFMDIRKRIYKYPKLGQKAKFVAIPTTSGTGSEVTSFAVITDKNKGNTKYPLADYELTPDVAIVDPDFVYSLPRVAVADTGMDVLTHAIEAYVSVMANDYTDGLAIKAIQLVFEYLEASALTGDKLAREKMHNASTIAGMAFANAFLGINHSLAHKWGGQYHTAHGRTNAILMPHVIRYNAKKPTKFASFPKYDHFTADLRYAEIARILGLPANTTEEGINSLIQAIRDLNKKLGIPASFQELGFDPKDFEARVDYLADRAFEDQCTTANPKLPLVSELADVYRNAFYGRFDK; encoded by the coding sequence ATGGCTGTTAAGAACGAGGCTGTATCCAAAGAAGTTACTGCGGCGGAATATATTAATGAGCTGGTAACCAAGGGCAAGAAGGCGCTGGAAGCATTTATGCAATTAGATCAAGAGGCGGTTGACCGTATTGTTCAGGCGATGGCACTGGCTGGTCTTGATAAGCACATGAATCTAGCCAAGCTGGCTGTGACGGAAACAGGCCGCGGAATTTATGAAGACAAGATTATCAAGAATATTTTTGCTACAGAATATGTCTACAACAATATTAAATATGACAAAACGGTCGGCGTCATCGAAGATAATGAGTTTGAGAACTATCAAAAAATAGCGGAGCCGGTAGGCGTAATTATGGGGATTACCCCTGTAACCAATCCTACCTCTACAACGATGTTTAAGGCACTGATTGCCATAAAGACACGAAACCCTATCATATTCGGTTTCCATCCATCGGCACAGAACTCAAGCCGGGAAGCAGCACGCATTCTAAGAGATGCAGCGATCAAAGAAGGCGCACCAGCTGATTGTATTCAGTGGATTGACGCCCCGTCGATGGAGAAGACAAACGAGCTGATGAATCATCCGGATGTTGCACTCATTTTGGCTACCGGTGGTGGAGCGATGGTTAAGGCAGCTTACAGCTGCGGTAAACCGGCACTTGGCGTTGGACCAGGAAATGTTCCTTGCTTTATAGAGAAGACGGCGAATCTTAATCAAGCAGTGACAGATTTGATCTTATCCAAATCCTTCGATAACGGAATGATCTGTGCATCAGAGCAAGCGGTCATTGTAGAAGAACCCGTCTACGATGAAGTGAAGAAGAGAATGGTGGCGGATGGCTGCTACTTCGTAACCAAAGATGAAGCGGCGAAATTAACGACTTATGCTATCTCCGCTGACAAATGTGCTGTTAATCCGAAGATCGTCGGCCAGTCGGCTGTCGATATTGCGAAGATGAGCGGAATCGTCGTTCCAGAGAATACCAAGATTCTGGTTGCTGAGCTGGACGGTGTTGGAGAAAAATTCCCATTGTCCGCTGAGAAGCTGAGTCCGATTCTGGCCTGCTACAAGGTTAAGACGGTAGAGCAGGGGATAGAACGTGCCGCAGAAATCGTTTCTTTTGGAGGAATGGGACACTCTTCGGTTATTCATTCAAATGATGATGAAGTGATCAGCCGTTTTGCAGATCATCTCAAGACCTGCCGGATTCTTGTAAACTCTCCTTCAACTCACGGTGCAATTGGGGACATCTACAATACCAACTTACCATCATTGACGCTGGGCTGTGGTTCATACGGACGGAATTCAACCTCTTCGAATGTAACCGCAGTGAATCTAATCAACGTGAAGAGAGTGGCGAGACGTACAGTGAATATGCAATGGTTTAAGGTTCCAAGCAAGGTTTATTTTGAGAAGGGCGCTACCCAGTATCTTGCGAAAATGCCTGACATTTCTCGCGTACTCATTGTTACAGATCCCATGATGGTGAAACTGGGCTACGTTGATAAAGTGGAGCATTACCTGCGCCAGCGCCGGAAGCCTGTGTTCATTGAAGTGTTCTCCGATGTGGAGCCTGATCCTTCAACAACGACCGTAGAAAATGGTACGAAGCTGATGAACAGCTTTGAACCGGACTGTATTATCGCCCTCGGCGGCGGTTCACCAATGGATGCGGCCAAGGCGATGTGGCTGTTCTACGAGCATCCTGATGCAGAGTTTGATCATATGAAACAAAAATTTATGGATATCCGTAAACGGATTTACAAATATCCTAAGCTGGGACAGAAAGCTAAATTTGTGGCAATTCCAACAACCTCGGGAACAGGCTCAGAAGTAACCTCATTTGCAGTGATTACAGATAAGAATAAAGGCAATACCAAGTATCCGCTGGCCGATTACGAGCTGACACCGGATGTAGCTATTGTAGATCCAGATTTCGTATATAGTCTGCCAAGGGTAGCTGTCGCAGATACAGGTATGGATGTACTGACTCACGCAATCGAAGCCTACGTATCTGTCATGGCAAATGATTATACAGATGGCCTCGCGATCAAAGCGATTCAGCTCGTATTTGAATATCTCGAAGCTTCTGCTCTTACGGGAGATAAGCTGGCAAGAGAGAAAATGCATAACGCATCTACGATTGCCGGAATGGCCTTTGCGAATGCGTTCCTTGGCATCAATCACAGTCTTGCCCACAAATGGGGCGGACAGTATCACACGGCACATGGACGGACCAATGCCATTCTCATGCCGCATGTCATCAGATACAATGCGAAGAAACCGACGAAGTTTGCTTCCTTCCCGAAATATGATCATTTCACAGCAGACCTTCGTTATGCCGAAATTGCACGTATCCTGGGATTACCGGCGAATACGACAGAAGAAGGGATTAACAGCCTGATTCAGGCAATACGCGATTTGAATAAAAAGCTGGGCATACCGGCTTCGTTCCAGGAGCTTGGCTTTGATCCGAAGGATTTTGAAGCGAGAGTCGATTATTTGGCAGACCGGGCATTTGAAGATCAGTGTACTACTGCGAATCCGAAGCTGCCACTTGTCAGTGAGCTGGCAGATGTGTACCGGAATGCTTTCTATGGAAGATTTGATAAATAA
- a CDS encoding NAD(P)/FAD-dependent oxidoreductase produces the protein MADIIVVGAGPAGGSAAIFAAKAGKETIVLDSGASMTKRAWMENHYGTEGISGPDLLTSGRKQAEKFGAVFYDEKVTSITSEDGQVRLTTESGKEYTALHVILTTGANPELAANSGIRMIEGREPRIKSVIEVDRLGRTSMPNVWAAGVIAGVSVHTIVTSGDGARVAIEVLSELNGERYVDHDILK, from the coding sequence ATGGCAGATATAATTGTTGTTGGTGCAGGTCCTGCAGGAGGCAGTGCAGCTATTTTTGCGGCTAAGGCAGGCAAAGAAACGATCGTTCTTGACAGCGGTGCAAGTATGACAAAGCGCGCCTGGATGGAGAACCATTATGGAACAGAGGGCATATCAGGTCCGGATCTGTTAACATCAGGCAGAAAGCAGGCAGAGAAGTTTGGCGCTGTTTTCTACGATGAGAAGGTGACCTCGATCACCTCCGAGGATGGTCAGGTCAGGCTTACAACAGAATCAGGTAAAGAATACACGGCACTGCACGTAATTCTGACCACCGGTGCTAATCCTGAACTGGCCGCAAATAGTGGGATCCGTATGATTGAAGGACGTGAGCCAAGAATAAAATCGGTTATTGAGGTGGATCGTCTCGGCAGAACAAGTATGCCAAATGTCTGGGCTGCTGGAGTCATTGCTGGAGTCAGTGTCCATACCATCGTGACATCCGGTGACGGAGCAAGAGTGGCCATTGAGGTGCTCAGTGAGCTTAACGGTGAACGGTATGTTGACCACGATATACTTAAGTAA
- a CDS encoding Crp/Fnr family transcriptional regulator produces MTHLALLEQKEGNIRCFTSENKQLLLNLLKYRSLPKGSHLFWEGDPADKLFFIKHGRIKITKFTDEGKELIMYIHQDGDLIGHADPFFSSRHSYSAEVLEESEIGYAETSELQLLIEINGGFALDFMKWMGIYHRITQTKFRDLMMYGKQGALCSTLIRLGNTYGEVDGKDIRINKKMTHTDLSNMIGATRESVNRMLAELRKKGALAYDDGCIVIKELSVLQQICRCEQCPVEICRI; encoded by the coding sequence ATGACTCACTTAGCATTACTTGAACAAAAAGAAGGCAATATCCGCTGCTTCACATCAGAGAACAAACAGCTCTTACTCAACTTATTGAAGTATCGATCATTACCAAAAGGCTCTCATCTGTTCTGGGAGGGGGATCCTGCCGACAAGCTGTTTTTTATTAAGCACGGGCGCATCAAGATTACGAAATTCACAGATGAAGGAAAAGAATTAATCATGTATATTCATCAGGACGGGGATTTGATCGGTCATGCCGACCCCTTCTTCTCTTCTAGGCACAGCTATTCTGCTGAAGTATTGGAAGAGAGCGAGATTGGATATGCAGAAACCTCAGAGCTTCAGCTGCTCATTGAGATCAACGGCGGATTTGCACTTGATTTTATGAAATGGATGGGTATATACCATCGAATTACACAGACGAAATTCCGCGATCTTATGATGTACGGCAAGCAGGGAGCTCTCTGCTCAACACTAATCCGGCTCGGAAATACTTATGGAGAAGTGGATGGCAAGGATATTCGGATTAACAAAAAGATGACACATACGGATCTGTCGAATATGATTGGTGCAACCCGGGAAAGTGTCAATCGAATGCTCGCTGAGCTGCGCAAGAAAGGCGCTCTGGCATATGATGATGGCTGCATCGTGATCAAGGAATTAAGCGTTCTTCAACAGATTTGCCGCTGCGAGCAATGCCCGGTAGAAATCTGCAGGATTTAA
- a CDS encoding nitrite reductase (NAD(P)H) small subunit gives MGVIKGRMKEQQVPVNVSEVIKAKAYPVGDERDFYSLIGRMVTLQNREIGVFRTSDGGLFALDNVRINPEGIRLTEGIVSGHTVYDPSDDWKVDLETGDVTREASNITKVPAYRVHIMKSKLYIVLA, from the coding sequence ATGGGTGTAATCAAGGGGAGAATGAAGGAACAGCAGGTGCCTGTTAATGTATCAGAAGTTATAAAGGCCAAGGCTTATCCAGTAGGAGACGAGCGGGATTTCTATTCATTGATCGGACGTATGGTTACTCTACAGAATCGCGAAATTGGCGTGTTCAGGACAAGTGACGGTGGTCTGTTTGCTCTCGATAATGTAAGAATAAATCCAGAGGGAATCAGGCTCACGGAGGGCATTGTGTCTGGACATACGGTGTATGATCCTTCCGACGATTGGAAGGTTGATCTGGAAACGGGAGATGTCACAAGGGAAGCTAGTAATATAACCAAGGTGCCAGCTTATAGGGTGCATATCATGAAGAGCAAATTGTATATTGTGCTTGCTTAA
- the pflA gene encoding pyruvate formate-lyase-activating protein — MVKGHVHSLETFGTVDGPGIRFVLFMQGCLLKCQYCHNPDTWALDGGNAMSLEEVIAEIEPYIHYYKSSGGGLTVSGGEPTLQAAFVTQLFREVKDRWNLHTTLDTNGFNDMDRIDELLKVTDLVLLDLKHIDNEKHERLTGKSNVRMLETARWLSEHGKQMWIRHVYVPGIHHDEKDLLNLGRFIGTLDGVEKFEILPYHQMGIYKWKLLGKEYPLEGVPSPEQAEIDRAYRLIETGRKEASKIEI, encoded by the coding sequence ATGGTCAAAGGTCATGTACATTCACTAGAAACATTTGGTACGGTTGATGGTCCCGGCATCCGCTTCGTGCTGTTCATGCAGGGATGTCTGCTGAAATGCCAGTACTGTCATAACCCTGACACCTGGGCACTGGATGGCGGGAACGCAATGTCACTGGAAGAGGTGATCGCTGAGATTGAGCCTTATATTCATTATTATAAGAGCTCTGGTGGAGGCTTGACTGTCTCTGGCGGTGAACCTACGCTTCAAGCGGCCTTTGTTACTCAGCTGTTCCGCGAGGTCAAGGATCGCTGGAATCTGCATACGACGCTGGATACGAACGGATTTAATGATATGGATCGTATAGATGAGCTCCTTAAGGTAACGGATCTTGTGCTGCTCGATCTGAAGCATATCGATAATGAGAAGCATGAGCGCCTGACAGGCAAATCGAATGTAAGAATGCTGGAGACGGCACGCTGGTTATCGGAACATGGCAAGCAGATGTGGATCCGCCATGTGTATGTTCCTGGCATTCATCATGATGAGAAGGATCTGCTTAATCTGGGCAGGTTTATAGGAACACTGGATGGAGTAGAAAAATTTGAGATTCTTCCCTATCATCAAATGGGAATTTATAAATGGAAGCTGCTAGGCAAAGAATATCCCCTTGAGGGTGTCCCCTCTCCTGAACAAGCGGAAATAGACCGTGCTTATCGTCTCATTGAGACGGGACGCAAGGAAGCAAGCAAGATCGAAATTTGA
- the pflB gene encoding formate C-acetyltransferase produces the protein MAVTEKEMQNVQSGWRSFKSGKWTKEVNVNNFLEKNLIPYEGDESFLTGATDNTKALWEIVMDLTKKERDNGGVLDVDVNTPSTIVSHQPGYLDKEKEQIVGVQTDAPFKRSIQPFGGIKMMIDACEAYGFKLPEPIIEMFTTIRKTHNQGVFDAYTSEMRNARRAGIITGLPDAYGRGRIIGDYRRAALYGIDFLIKDKMREQAELEVDVIDEDVIRLREELSEQIRALKELKQLGEMHGFDISGPARNAKEAFQWVYFAYLAAIKEQNGAAMSLGRVSSFLDIYIQRDLIEGTLTEEEAQELVDHFVMKLRIVKFLRTPDYNELFSGDPTWVTESIGGMGMDGKTRVTKNSFRFLHTLYNLGPAPEPNLTVLWSEQLPEGFKKYCAKVSIETSSIQYENDDLMRPIYGDDYGIACCVSAMRIGKQMQFFGARANLAKALLYAINGGKDEKSGAQVGPEYPPITSEVLNYDEVMKRFKPMMEWLAKLYMNTLNVIHYMHDKYSYERIEMALHDRDILRTMACGIAGLSVAADSLSAIKYATVRPIRNENGIAVDFVIEGEYPCYGNNDDKVDQIAVELVESFMTMIRKHKAYRNAMPTQSVLTITSNVVYGKKTGTTPDGRKAGEPFAPGANPMHGRDKKGALASLSSVAKLPYEHSLDGISNTFSIIPKALGKEEEARKTNLTAMMDGYFGSGAHHLNVNVFNREQLIDAMEHPENYPQLTVRVSGYAVNFIKLTREQQLDVINRTFHGNM, from the coding sequence ATGGCGGTAACCGAAAAAGAAATGCAAAACGTACAATCCGGCTGGAGAAGCTTCAAGTCCGGAAAATGGACAAAAGAGGTTAATGTTAATAACTTTTTAGAGAAAAACCTCATTCCGTATGAGGGTGACGAGAGCTTTTTGACAGGTGCGACAGACAATACAAAAGCGCTGTGGGAGATCGTTATGGATCTAACCAAGAAAGAGAGAGATAACGGCGGAGTACTGGATGTGGATGTCAACACCCCTTCAACAATTGTATCCCATCAGCCTGGATACTTGGATAAAGAGAAGGAGCAGATTGTCGGCGTTCAGACGGATGCACCATTTAAGCGTTCCATTCAGCCGTTTGGCGGTATCAAGATGATGATCGATGCTTGTGAAGCCTATGGCTTTAAGCTTCCTGAGCCGATTATTGAAATGTTCACCACGATCAGAAAAACACATAACCAAGGGGTATTTGATGCCTATACGAGTGAAATGAGAAATGCGCGGCGAGCCGGCATCATCACAGGCCTGCCAGATGCCTACGGCCGCGGACGTATTATCGGTGACTACCGAAGAGCAGCGCTGTATGGAATTGACTTTTTAATCAAGGACAAGATGAGAGAGCAGGCTGAGCTGGAAGTTGATGTGATCGATGAAGATGTCATCCGGCTTCGTGAAGAATTGTCTGAACAGATACGAGCGCTGAAAGAGCTGAAGCAGCTTGGTGAAATGCACGGATTCGATATTTCCGGTCCTGCACGTAATGCCAAAGAAGCCTTCCAATGGGTTTACTTCGCTTATCTGGCAGCAATTAAAGAGCAAAATGGTGCAGCGATGTCACTTGGACGTGTCTCTTCCTTCCTGGATATCTATATCCAGAGAGACCTTATAGAAGGAACACTGACTGAAGAGGAAGCACAAGAGCTGGTGGATCATTTTGTCATGAAGCTGAGAATTGTAAAATTCCTGCGTACACCGGATTATAACGAGCTGTTCAGTGGAGATCCAACATGGGTCACGGAATCCATTGGCGGCATGGGGATGGATGGCAAGACACGCGTCACGAAGAACAGCTTCCGCTTCCTGCATACGCTGTACAATCTCGGACCCGCACCAGAGCCAAACTTGACGGTGCTATGGTCAGAGCAGCTGCCAGAAGGGTTCAAGAAGTACTGCGCCAAGGTATCTATCGAAACCAGTTCCATTCAATATGAGAATGACGATCTGATGCGTCCGATCTATGGAGACGATTACGGTATTGCCTGCTGCGTATCTGCAATGCGGATCGGGAAGCAGATGCAATTCTTCGGTGCACGTGCGAACCTTGCTAAGGCGCTGCTGTATGCAATTAACGGCGGTAAAGACGAGAAATCAGGAGCCCAGGTGGGTCCAGAGTATCCGCCAATTACATCTGAAGTACTGAACTATGACGAGGTTATGAAACGCTTCAAGCCGATGATGGAGTGGCTCGCGAAGCTGTATATGAACACGCTGAACGTGATTCACTATATGCATGATAAATACAGCTACGAACGGATTGAAATGGCGCTGCATGATCGTGACATTCTGCGGACGATGGCCTGCGGTATCGCTGGACTGTCTGTAGCAGCCGATTCGCTTAGTGCCATCAAGTATGCAACGGTTCGCCCCATCCGCAACGAGAATGGAATTGCCGTGGATTTCGTTATAGAAGGCGAGTATCCTTGCTACGGTAATAACGACGACAAGGTTGACCAAATCGCAGTGGAGCTCGTCGAGTCCTTCATGACGATGATTCGCAAGCACAAAGCCTATCGGAATGCGATGCCGACACAATCGGTACTGACGATTACATCGAATGTTGTGTACGGCAAGAAGACGGGTACGACACCGGATGGACGTAAAGCAGGAGAGCCTTTTGCCCCAGGAGCGAATCCAATGCACGGACGCGATAAAAAAGGCGCACTGGCTTCCCTCAGTTCCGTTGCCAAACTGCCTTACGAACACAGCCTGGATGGTATTTCCAACACCTTCTCGATCATTCCGAAGGCACTTGGCAAAGAGGAAGAAGCCCGTAAGACCAACCTGACAGCAATGATGGACGGATATTTTGGAAGTGGAGCCCATCACTTGAATGTCAATGTCTTTAATCGAGAGCAGCTGATTGATGCAATGGAGCACCCTGAGAATTATCCACAGCTGACCGTACGGGTATCGGGTTATGCGGTTAACTTTATCAAACTGACACGTGAGCAGCAGCTTGATGTTATTAACCGGACATTCCACGGCAATATGTAA
- a CDS encoding ThuA domain-containing protein has translation MINVTIWNEFVHEKIHDEVREVYPEGIHKALADGLSGEGYAIRTATLDEPEHGLTDEVLNTTDVLIWWGHMAHDRVSDEIVSKVVKRVLNGMGFVVLHSGHFSKPFKELMGTSCDLKWREAGEQEIIWTVNPSHPIAEGIDSHIILEHEEMYGEFFDIPTPDELVFLSNFQGGEVFRSGCTFKRGEGKIFYFRPGHETYPTYYRPEILRVISNSIRWAYPLHHTKPVFGNSEPVRALGNVLV, from the coding sequence ATGATTAACGTCACGATCTGGAATGAATTTGTTCACGAAAAAATTCATGATGAGGTTAGAGAAGTATACCCGGAAGGCATTCACAAAGCGCTTGCTGATGGTCTTTCAGGAGAAGGATATGCGATTCGTACAGCTACTCTAGATGAGCCGGAGCATGGTTTAACGGATGAGGTCTTGAATACGACGGATGTATTAATCTGGTGGGGTCATATGGCTCATGACAGAGTAAGCGACGAAATCGTAAGCAAGGTTGTGAAGAGAGTATTAAATGGTATGGGGTTTGTTGTTCTTCATTCGGGACATTTCTCCAAACCGTTCAAAGAGCTGATGGGTACTTCCTGTGACCTGAAGTGGCGGGAAGCTGGGGAACAAGAAATTATATGGACTGTAAATCCGAGTCATCCGATTGCAGAAGGAATCGACAGCCATATCATATTGGAACATGAAGAAATGTATGGTGAATTCTTTGATATTCCAACGCCGGATGAGCTTGTATTCTTGAGTAATTTTCAGGGCGGAGAAGTGTTTAGAAGCGGATGTACGTTCAAACGAGGTGAAGGTAAGATCTTCTACTTCAGACCAGGACATGAAACGTATCCAACGTACTACCGTCCGGAGATTCTAAGAGTGATCAGCAATTCCATTCGATGGGCTTATCCTCTTCATCATACCAAACCGGTATTTGGTAACAGCGAACCGGTCAGAGCATTAGGTAACGTGCTTGTATAA